One stretch of Labrenzia sp. CE80 DNA includes these proteins:
- a CDS encoding sugar ABC transporter substrate-binding protein — translation MIRKLLLTSSIFISIATLPAAAADVSACLITKTDTNPFFVKMKEGATAKAADLGIELKSFAGKIDGDHETQVAAIETCIADGAKGILLTASDTSSIVPAVKQARDAGILVIALDTPLEPIDSADATFATDNFLAGELIGKWAAASLGDEAKNAKIAMLDLAVSQPSVGVLRDQGFLQGFGIDLADPKRWGDETDPRIVGNDVTAGNEEGGRKAMENLLAQDPMINVVYTINEPAAAGAYEALKSIGRENDVLIVSVDGGCPGVANVKDGIIGATSQQYPLLMASLGIEAIAQFAKDGTKPKPTAGKDFFDTGVALVTDKPVEGVESIDTTEGTKLCWG, via the coding sequence ATGATCCGCAAGTTACTTCTGACAAGTTCCATATTCATATCAATTGCAACTCTTCCTGCAGCAGCAGCCGATGTTTCTGCCTGCCTGATTACCAAGACCGACACCAACCCATTCTTTGTAAAAATGAAGGAAGGGGCCACCGCAAAGGCCGCAGATCTCGGCATCGAGCTCAAGTCTTTTGCCGGAAAAATCGACGGTGATCACGAAACTCAGGTGGCCGCCATCGAGACCTGTATCGCAGATGGCGCGAAGGGCATTTTGCTTACAGCTTCCGACACCTCTTCCATTGTGCCAGCGGTCAAGCAGGCCCGTGACGCAGGGATTTTGGTGATCGCGCTGGATACCCCGCTTGAACCGATCGATTCTGCCGACGCAACATTCGCAACCGACAATTTCCTCGCCGGGGAACTCATTGGTAAATGGGCAGCAGCCTCTCTTGGCGATGAGGCAAAAAATGCCAAAATCGCAATGCTCGACCTAGCGGTCAGCCAACCGAGCGTAGGTGTCCTGCGTGACCAGGGCTTCCTGCAGGGCTTCGGTATCGATCTCGCAGACCCAAAAAGGTGGGGAGATGAAACCGATCCACGGATCGTTGGTAACGACGTAACCGCCGGCAACGAGGAAGGCGGCCGGAAGGCCATGGAGAACCTTCTGGCACAGGACCCCATGATCAATGTCGTTTACACAATCAACGAGCCAGCTGCAGCCGGTGCCTATGAGGCATTGAAGTCTATCGGCCGTGAAAATGACGTTTTGATCGTTTCGGTCGATGGCGGCTGCCCAGGTGTCGCCAACGTTAAGGACGGCATCATTGGCGCAACATCTCAACAGTACCCATTGCTGATGGCTTCGCTCGGCATCGAAGCAATTGCGCAGTTCGCAAAAGACGGCACAAAGCCAAAGCCCACCGCAGGCAAGGACTTCTTCGACACAGGTGTTGCACTCGTTACAGACAAGCCTGTCGAGGGGGTCGAGTCGATCGATACGACAGAAGGCACGAAGCTCTGCTGGGGGTAA